A stretch of Myxococcus hansupus DNA encodes these proteins:
- a CDS encoding c-type cytochrome encodes MRRRILAAVLASALGVSACEDREAQATWTQASGSVALSRDDAFLYVVDADNGILAVLDTARREKVGEVKVGLLPERVAVGPDDTIYVSNRGSRSVSVIRRGDWNEAARIAVGVEPVGLAVAPTGDTLYVVNSTALETSRHGSLMAVDTRSLAVRWELPVGDEPRGIALVDGGRRALVTRFRQGDIVAVDVSSADRPRVAREGTDLYARANLQTGVTASPSGLEPVPPSSLVNPRFHPRSMTTVSVTPDGERALATVMWAREDPLSPEGTPNPPTGGSLYGGGGPCNTGGVVAPGLVTFDTDTGSPRVDDLDQCRPPPDLPPDFAPSTIISPELTHPIQGPAAAVVDPTGLWVFVVNRETDNVAIIPTGRRSGSDLAPSMGSTVRQLVRVGSGPTGIAMTRDGRRAFVHNAFDHSVTTLVNDGSGNNANIRADGPAVSIAGDTLAPQEVAGRKLFFSALDSRMASTSVGASCASCHPDGREDGHVWGFPDGPRQTPSLAGRAMTQTGPFHWSGEFSTMRDFLDATVRHRMGGTILDGVMVAQLSEFMDVLPAPDNPHKHEGLTDAQARGAVAFQKAACNACHEGALFTNNAQADVGTFVTTGPLQDNAAVRKQGLNTPSLLGLARTAPYLHDGSALSLKDRLLQGRESNQHGMTARLSDAEVDDLVEYLLSL; translated from the coding sequence ATGAGACGGCGGATACTGGCGGCGGTGCTGGCGTCGGCGCTCGGGGTGTCGGCGTGTGAAGACCGCGAAGCCCAGGCGACCTGGACGCAGGCCTCGGGCTCGGTGGCGCTCAGCCGGGATGATGCCTTCCTCTACGTGGTGGACGCCGACAACGGCATCCTCGCCGTGTTGGACACAGCGCGTCGCGAGAAGGTGGGCGAGGTGAAGGTGGGCCTGCTGCCTGAGCGCGTGGCGGTGGGGCCGGACGACACCATCTATGTCTCCAACCGGGGCTCGCGCAGCGTGTCTGTCATCCGCCGGGGTGACTGGAACGAGGCGGCGCGCATCGCGGTGGGCGTGGAGCCCGTGGGGCTGGCGGTGGCGCCCACGGGGGACACGCTGTACGTGGTCAACAGCACCGCGTTGGAGACCTCGCGGCACGGCTCGCTGATGGCCGTGGACACGCGCTCGCTGGCGGTGCGCTGGGAGCTGCCGGTGGGGGATGAGCCCCGCGGCATCGCGCTGGTGGACGGTGGCCGCCGCGCGCTCGTGACGCGCTTTCGTCAGGGCGACATCGTCGCGGTGGACGTCTCCAGCGCCGACCGGCCCCGGGTGGCGCGTGAAGGCACGGACCTGTACGCGCGCGCCAACCTCCAGACGGGGGTGACGGCGTCGCCATCCGGGCTGGAGCCGGTGCCCCCGTCGTCGCTCGTGAATCCCCGCTTCCACCCCCGGAGCATGACGACGGTGTCGGTGACGCCGGATGGTGAGCGCGCGCTGGCGACGGTGATGTGGGCTCGCGAGGACCCCCTGTCTCCCGAGGGGACGCCGAACCCGCCCACGGGCGGCTCGCTCTACGGTGGGGGAGGGCCCTGCAACACGGGCGGCGTGGTGGCGCCAGGGCTCGTGACTTTCGATACGGACACGGGCTCGCCCCGCGTGGATGACCTGGACCAGTGCCGTCCGCCGCCGGACCTCCCGCCGGACTTCGCGCCCTCCACCATCATCAGCCCCGAGCTGACGCACCCCATCCAGGGGCCGGCGGCGGCGGTGGTGGACCCGACGGGCCTCTGGGTCTTCGTGGTGAATCGGGAGACGGACAACGTCGCCATCATCCCCACGGGGCGCCGTTCCGGTTCGGACCTGGCGCCGAGCATGGGCAGCACGGTGCGGCAGTTGGTGCGCGTGGGCTCGGGGCCTACCGGCATCGCGATGACGCGGGATGGGCGCAGGGCCTTCGTCCACAACGCGTTCGACCACAGCGTGACGACGCTGGTGAATGACGGCTCGGGCAACAACGCCAACATCCGCGCGGACGGGCCGGCGGTGTCCATCGCGGGAGACACCCTGGCGCCCCAGGAAGTGGCGGGGCGCAAGCTGTTCTTCAGCGCGTTGGACTCGCGCATGGCCAGCACCTCGGTGGGCGCGTCCTGCGCGAGCTGTCATCCGGACGGCCGTGAGGATGGGCACGTGTGGGGCTTCCCGGACGGGCCGCGGCAGACGCCGAGCCTCGCCGGCCGCGCCATGACGCAGACGGGCCCGTTCCACTGGAGCGGCGAGTTCTCCACGATGCGCGACTTCCTGGACGCCACCGTCCGTCACCGCATGGGCGGGACGATTCTGGATGGCGTCATGGTGGCGCAGTTGTCGGAGTTCATGGACGTGCTGCCCGCGCCCGACAACCCCCACAAGCATGAGGGGCTCACGGACGCGCAGGCGCGAGGCGCGGTGGCGTTCCAGAAGGCCGCGTGTAACGCCTGTCACGAAGGCGCGCTCTTCACCAACAACGCGCAGGCCGACGTGGGCACCTTCGTCACGACGGGGCCGTTGCAGGACAACGCGGCGGTGCGCAAGCAGGGGCTCAACACCCCGTCGCTCCTGGGGCTGGCCCGCACCGCGCCCTACCTGCATGACGGCAGCGCGCTGTCGCTGAAGGACCGGCTGCTGCAAGGGCGTGAGTCGAACCAGCACGGCATGACGGCGCGGCTCTCCGACGCGGAGGTCGACGACCTCGTGGAGTACCTGCTCTCGCTGTAG